CAGCCACCGGTCCGCCATCTATGCGCAACGCAGGGGTCTCATCGCCGCACGGAATCAGCAGGGAGCGTCCGGCCTCGCAGCGTCCCGCGACGCAAGCCGCGAGCTTGCCGCATGTGCGAGCGCCGTTACCCGGACAGTCGGCTACGGTCTCGCATGGCGCGCCCATGTCCATGGGAATCTCCGGATCCTGCGGACAGCCCGCCAACAGGGCCCAGCTTGTGGCTGACACGATAGCGGCGGCCCGAGCCCGTAGGGTGTATGACCTGATCATGTGCGGATTCCTAGCCTACACGCCAGCAGGCACGTGCGCGAGCTGCCTTGCGTTGCTCCACGCAAGGCGTGGATGGTGTTGGGAGCCCGACGTACTTTCCGGTCGACTCCTGCGGGCGCACTCGCCCAGAAAACACCTGAAAACCCGACTTCCCGGAGCCTGAGCGGTTATGGATGGCGAAGACCGGGGCGGTCATAGAATCTCGTACTGGCGCAAGCGGCGGTAGAAGGTGCGGCGCGGCATCTGAAGCATCTTGGCGGCCTTTGCGCGATTCCAGCCGCTCGCCCGCAGCGCCTCCAAGATGGACTCCCTCTCTCGCTGCTTGTGCTCGCCGATGTTGGCAACCTTACGGTCCCGCAAGGGCGTGGAAGCGCCCTGCAGTGAGACCTGCCGCGCCTCATCCGAAGTGGATCCGGCTTCACCGATGGCGATGTCGTCCGGTTCGATGACGCTGCCATTGGCCAGCACCGAAGCACTGAGCAATACGTGCTCGAGCTGTCGCACGTTGCCAGGCCAGGAGAACCCGCACAGCTTGTGCAGTGCGCCACTTGATAGCCGTTTGGAGGATGCCGCGGCGCCTTTCGCAAACAGGCGCAGGAAGTGGGCGCACAGCAACGGCACGTCTTCGAGCCGGTCTCGCAGTGGCGGGAGCGCGATCTCGACGACGCTAAGGCGATAATACAGGTCTTCCCGAAGACGGCCGGCTCCCAGCAGCTCCTTGAGCGGCCGATTCGAGCAGGCAATAAAACGTACATCGACCGGCTTCTCACGCTCTGCGCCAACGGGCTGCACCGTCCCCTCCTGAAGCACCCTGAGCAAGCTCACCTGCATGCGCAAAGGCATATCGCCCATCTCATCGAGAACGAGGGTGCCCCCCGAGGCGCGGGCAATCAGCCCTTGGCGATCCTGGTGCGCGCCCGTGAAGGCTCCACGCGTGTGACCGAAGAGCTCGCTTTCAAGCAGCGAATCGGGAATCGACGCACAGTTGACGACGACAAACGGCCCCTTGGCTCGCGGGCCCGCGTAGTGAAGCGCCCGAGCGACCAGCTCCTTTCCCGTCCCGCTCTCTCCCCGCACCACCACGGGGACCGCAAGTTGCGCCAGTCGATCGATGGCATCGAACACGGGTCGCATGGCTGCAGCCGATCCCACGATGCCGTGACGGCACGAACTTGCGGCTGCCTGCTGCTTCGCGGCCATGAGCTCGCGCTGAGCCTCCTCGAGCTCCGATGTCCGCGCTTCCAGCAACAGCTCGATCTCTGCCTTCGCTTGTTCCAGCGCGCGGTTGATTCGCGCGACGTCCTGGCTTCGTTCGCTGTTCTCCTGGTGCAAACGCGCATTCTCGATGGCTATAGCCGCCTGGTCCGCAAAGGCCGACAGCAGCTCCACGTCAGCATCGCTGAAGCGGGCGGCACGCCTGCGGTGCTCCAGGTAGAGCACTCCGACCACGCCCTTGCGGCCCCGGATGGGCATGCAGGCCACCGAACGCAACATCAGGTGGTGTACGGACATGTACTCGCTGAACCGTTCATCCCCGCGCGCGTCGACACTTACGATGGGTTCGCCGTCGATCAGCACGGCCTCGGCGATCGAACGGCTGAACGCCGCGTGCGCGTCCAGCACGTCCGATCCGCCCTTCGCAGTCCGCAGCGTGAGCTCGTCGTGATCGCCGGTCAGCAACAGCAGGCCGCGCTCAGCGCCCGACAGCTCGACCGCACTCTCGGTTATGCGCTCCAGCAAGCGGTCGAGCTCGAGCTCGCAGGCCAGGTTGCGGATCGACTCCAGGAGGCGCTCGATGCGCGGGTCGTCAAGAGCTTGTCGCCCTCGGCCACTGCTGCTCTGCTCGCCGGATGGCTCGCGCGCGGCGTTGGCGCGCTCGCGCACACGCCGGCGCCGGGGATCGTGCCAGAACGCCTCGCGCTGCTCCACCGGTATGGTCGATGCGATCCTTTGCAGCGCCTCTCTCGCCAGCCGAGAAAAGCGACCGGCAAGGAAGCTCGCGGCCGCACCGTCGTGGTAGTCGGCCACAGCCGCCAAGACCTGCCACTCGAGCTCGAAGTCGCGCTTGTGACGCGCGAGAGTCAGAAGCTGCTCCAGCTGCCCCAGCACAGGGCTGCCGCTGCCGCGCCGGAGCTCTAGCCGTGCGGCGAGCAACCTCTGGCGCCCGACGAGATCGTCGGGATGCGAGTCCTTGACGAGATCGCGTGCCAGGGCGAGGCGCCGCCCCGCATCTGCCATGTCCGAGCCCGAGCCAAGATCCAGCAGTGCCTCCGCAGCGTCGAGCTGAGCCTCGGCGAGCTCCCGCCGCAGCCCGAGTTCCTCGAAGCGTGCCACCGCCTCGTCGTAGCGCTCCCGCGCTGCGCTCAGATCGCCCTTGCGCGCCGCGAGATCACCCTGGTAGTCGGCAACCTGGCCCGCGAGCAGGCGCATGCCCACGCTTTCGGCGTCCTGTCCAATCGCCCGTAGCTCCAGCCGCGCTCTCTCGTACAGGCCCAGGTAGATGTGCAGCTGCGCCAGGTTGCTGCGCGCGGTTAGCTCCGAGGGCGTCCGTCCTGCTCGCCGCGCGAGCTTCGCCGCCCCTTCGTAGTGTGCCGCAGCTTCCGCGGGACGACCCCGCAGAAACAACACGGTACCCAGGTTCAGCGAGCCACTGGCCATGCTCCCGCTGTCGCCAAGCTGATCGGCGATCTCGATGCTGTTTCGGTAAAGCCGCTCGGCGTCCTCGAGCTGACCGGCACGCTGGTGGATGATCGCGAGGCAGCTCTGAGCGGAAGCAAGATCGGATTTGGTGCCGATTCGCCGGGCGAGGTCAAGCGCCTTGTCCGCAGTCGCCTGCGCACCCGTATGCTCGCCACGGTAGCTCGCGACGAGCGCCGCACAACCAAGCAGCTCGATGCGCACGGGATCGTCTTCCGCAGCGCAGGCCAGACCCTTTTCGACAGCGACGTCAACCTCGGCGTAGTCGCCCCGCCGCAGCTGGTTTCTTGCCAGCTCTCGGAACACGCGCGCCCGTGTCGTTGCTTGGGCATCGACCGGCACACGCGCCAGCATCTGCACCGCTTCGTCGAACTTGCACTGCAGATTGAACGCCCGGGCAGCTCCCAACGCTGCCTCGGTCTTGTCTACGACCGACGCGCCGGTGCGCACGAGTACCTGTTCGAAAAGCTCGGCGGCCTTTTCGTATTCGCCGATGACGTTGCGCAACCCAGCTAGCGCGAGTGCAGGAGAATCGGAAAGGAGGCCGTCCTGCCGCTCTGCGAGTCGCTCGTACAGCTGGGCTGCCGAGGTGTGAGCGTCGCGAGCCGTCAGCTCGCGAGCGGCCTCGGAAACCACGTTGGCTGCGTCGGTTTCACCCGGACATGCGAGAACGATGCAGGCACGAGCGAAACTCGGCAATGTAGGAAAGACCTTCGAGGTCAGAAGCGCTCGGGTCAGCCGGGCTCGCTGCGCCGGGTGCTGTTGCTGCAAAAGCACATCGAGCACACCCTTGTCTGCGAGCATCACACGCTCGGCCGCACGCACTACCAGGCCTGCTCGTTCGCCCTGTTCGAGCAGGCGCCGGCTAACACTACGGTCCGGAAACTCGCGATCCGTGGTACCAGCGTCCAAGCCCGTCGCCATTGCCAGTGCGTCAAGCTGTTCGCCGGCGAGCGCTCCTCCCACCGTGGCCAGGATCTCCAGCAGGCGCCGTGCGCTGCTCGAGACCGCCGCCAGCCGCCTTTGCGCGATCAGGCGCCGCGACTGCCCGGAGGGAAGACTGCGAACGTCCGTTGCCGAGGGTGCCCTGCGGGTTGACAGCTCCGCCAAGGCGTCGACGATCTCGGCAGGCAACCCGCCGCTGTGCTCGATGAGCGCTTCGGTCACGCTTTCGTCCACGGGACCCAGCACATCCGTGACCAGTTGCGAGACTTCATGCGCGGACAGGGGCGCCAAGTGCAAGGTCTCGCGCGCGCCAAGCTCGCGCACTCCAAGCGCAGTCTTGTCGGTGGCCGTCGCGATCACCGGCAACGGTCTGGCCGTTGCGTCGTGGACGGCGTAGCGCACACACGTGCCCAGCCACCCCTCGGCCAGGTCCAAATCGTCGATGAGCACAACGCAGCCTCGCGCGCCGGAGGAGCCGTCGAGCAAGCTGTGCAGAGCCGCCGCCAGATCGCACGCTTCCACCCGCTCTGCGCGTTGCAGTCTCTCGAGCGTGTGGTGCGCCTGCCGGGCGCTGCCGGTCTCGGAAAGCAGATCGGCTTGCCGCAGCAGCGTTGCGGCCGCTGCAAACGGATCGTGCTCGCAGGCGGTGATCTCGAGTACCGTGAACCCGCGCACCTGCAGGCGCCACTTCAGCTCTCTCAGCAACGTCGACTTCCCCGAGCCAGGGGGGCCCTCGAGGAGCAGAACCTGGCGCTCGGCCGCGTCCTTGTGCGCCCCAACAGCGTGGGACTCGAGCACCTCGAGCACGCGACCGTGCCCGCGAGGCCGCGGTGGCACGAACCCCCGGGCAACGGCCGCAACAGGAGCGTTCGTGAGGCCGGCCAGCGCCGCGGCAAACTCGTCCACCGTTGCCAATCGGTCCAGCGGATCCGGGCGCATGGCATGCCAGG
This genomic window from Pseudomonadota bacterium contains:
- a CDS encoding sigma 54-interacting transcriptional regulator, encoding MVLPKRYELVELLGRGGFGEVYLARDRAAQERLLALKWLPTAADRLIHESFEREFSTMASISLAGVARVHDFGVAGDAGATPFFTRDFVPGTSLAEADRLDDAQRIEAIVRAATTVAPLHRVGVIHGDLKPGNLILDANGDLHVIDFGLARIMHHRDKPYERSGTVSFMAPELFEGKAIDVQSDVYALGATLWVLLVAAPPFAELGARALEAKLAGERPKAPARLSPSASRALEVAWHAMRPDPLDRLATVDEFAAALAGLTNAPVAAVARGFVPPRPRGHGRVLEVLESHAVGAHKDAAERQVLLLEGPPGSGKSTLLRELKWRLQVRGFTVLEITACEHDPFAAAATLLRQADLLSETGSARQAHHTLERLQRAERVEACDLAAALHSLLDGSSGARGCVVLIDDLDLAEGWLGTCVRYAVHDATARPLPVIATATDKTALGVRELGARETLHLAPLSAHEVSQLVTDVLGPVDESVTEALIEHSGGLPAEIVDALAELSTRRAPSATDVRSLPSGQSRRLIAQRRLAAVSSSARRLLEILATVGGALAGEQLDALAMATGLDAGTTDREFPDRSVSRRLLEQGERAGLVVRAAERVMLADKGVLDVLLQQQHPAQRARLTRALLTSKVFPTLPSFARACIVLACPGETDAANVVSEAARELTARDAHTSAAQLYERLAERQDGLLSDSPALALAGLRNVIGEYEKAAELFEQVLVRTGASVVDKTEAALGAARAFNLQCKFDEAVQMLARVPVDAQATTRARVFRELARNQLRRGDYAEVDVAVEKGLACAAEDDPVRIELLGCAALVASYRGEHTGAQATADKALDLARRIGTKSDLASAQSCLAIIHQRAGQLEDAERLYRNSIEIADQLGDSGSMASGSLNLGTVLFLRGRPAEAAAHYEGAAKLARRAGRTPSELTARSNLAQLHIYLGLYERARLELRAIGQDAESVGMRLLAGQVADYQGDLAARKGDLSAARERYDEAVARFEELGLRRELAEAQLDAAEALLDLGSGSDMADAGRRLALARDLVKDSHPDDLVGRQRLLAARLELRRGSGSPVLGQLEQLLTLARHKRDFELEWQVLAAVADYHDGAAASFLAGRFSRLAREALQRIASTIPVEQREAFWHDPRRRRVRERANAAREPSGEQSSSGRGRQALDDPRIERLLESIRNLACELELDRLLERITESAVELSGAERGLLLLTGDHDELTLRTAKGGSDVLDAHAAFSRSIAEAVLIDGEPIVSVDARGDERFSEYMSVHHLMLRSVACMPIRGRKGVVGVLYLEHRRRAARFSDADVELLSAFADQAAIAIENARLHQENSERSQDVARINRALEQAKAEIELLLEARTSELEEAQRELMAAKQQAAASSCRHGIVGSAAAMRPVFDAIDRLAQLAVPVVVRGESGTGKELVARALHYAGPRAKGPFVVVNCASIPDSLLESELFGHTRGAFTGAHQDRQGLIARASGGTLVLDEMGDMPLRMQVSLLRVLQEGTVQPVGAEREKPVDVRFIACSNRPLKELLGAGRLREDLYYRLSVVEIALPPLRDRLEDVPLLCAHFLRLFAKGAAASSKRLSSGALHKLCGFSWPGNVRQLEHVLLSASVLANGSVIEPDDIAIGEAGSTSDEARQVSLQGASTPLRDRKVANIGEHKQRERESILEALRASGWNRAKAAKMLQMPRRTFYRRLRQYEIL